In Oncorhynchus gorbuscha isolate QuinsamMale2020 ecotype Even-year linkage group LG02, OgorEven_v1.0, whole genome shotgun sequence, a single genomic region encodes these proteins:
- the LOC123994207 gene encoding protein Wnt-11-like produces the protein MKFHMDLFLLTFIVNANCSAAIYWLGLTVNGSSLGWNQTNHCKLLDALAHEQLQLCRRNIELMHSIVHAAKMTKNTCQNTFGDMRWNCSSVEKAPRFTPDLAKGTRESAFVFSLAAAVVSHSIARACSSGELPSCSCAPAPAEQAGPDFKWGGCGDNLHYGLQMGSAFSDAPMRNSRSGSQPFRLMNLHNNAVGRQALIDAQETNCKCHGVSGSCSVKTCWKGLHDINHIALDLKSKYLSATKVIHRHVGTRKQLVPRELDFRPVRESDLVYLISSSDYCTYNEKHGSLGTQNRQCNKTSNDSGSCNIMCCGRGYNAFTERIVERCQCKYHWCCYVTCKRCERTVERYVCK, from the exons ATGAAATTCCACATGGATTTATTTCTATTGACATTTATTGTGAACGCGAACTGCTCTGCTGCTATATATTGGCT TGGACTTACTGTAAATGGGAGTTCTTTAGGCTGGAATCAAACTAATCATTGCAAGCTGCTAGACGCGTTGGCCCATGAGCAATTGCAACTTTGTCGGCGAAATATCGAGTTGATGCACAGTATTGTCCACGCCGCCAAGATGACCAAAAATACATGTCAGAACACCTTCGGTGACATGCGGTGGAACTGTTCCTCTGTTGAAAAAGCCCCTCGTTTTACACCAGATTTAGCAAAGG GCACCAGGGAGTCTGCGTTTGTGTTCTCACTAGCTGCTGCCGTAGTGAGTCACTCCATCGCCAGAGCCTGCTCTTCTGGAGAGCTCCCCAGCTGCTCGTGCGCCCCAGCCCCTGCTGAACAGGCCGGGCCCGACTTCAAATGGGGAGGATGTGGTGATAACCTGCACTATGGTCTCCAAATGGGATCTGCTTTTTCTGATGCACCGATGAGAAACAGCAGATCTGGCTCTCAGCCGTTCAGACTGATGAACTTGCACAATAATGCAGTTGGAAGACAG GCACTTATTGATGCCCAGGAGACCAACTGTAAATGCCATGGGGTGTCTGGGTCCTGCTCTGTCAAAACATGTTGGAAGGGCCTCCATGATATTAATCACATTGCCCTGGATCTCAAATCCAAGTACCTGTCTGCCACCAAGGTGATCCATCGTCATGTTGGGACAAGGAAGCAGTTGGTCCCCAGAGAGTTGGATTTTcgaccagtgagagagagtgatttGGTCTACCTGATCAGCTCTTCGGATTACTGCACATACAATGAGAAGCATGGCTCACTCGGCACACAGAACAG ACAGTGCAATAAGACATCCAACGACAGTGGGAGTTGCAATATAATGTGCTGTGGTCGCGGCTACAATGCCTTCACTGAGAGAATTGTGGAGAGATGCCAGTGCAAGTATCACTGGTGCTGCTATGTCACCTGCAAGAGGTGTGAAAGGACAGTGGAGAGATATGTATGCAAATAA